From Helicoverpa zea isolate HzStark_Cry1AcR chromosome 12, ilHelZeax1.1, whole genome shotgun sequence:
agtacataagaggagtacataagagagtacataagaggagtacataaaatagcacataagagagtacataagagagtatctaagagagtagataagagattacataagaggagtacataagagagtacataagaggagtacataaggggagtacataagagagtacataagaggagtacataagagattacataagaggagtatataagagagtacataagaggagtacataaggggagtacataagagagtacataagaggagtacataagagattacataagaggagtatataagagagtacataagagaagtctGTGAAGGGATGGGCTATACTCGGGAAATTACGGAACCCTACACTGAGCGTGGCCCGACAcgctcttggccggtttttttggggataaatataatgaccaccataaaatgctttgatacccttagttttgtaaccaaaaatatctacttaacaccagaaaaataaagtctaaaaatacagctattttagtcacgactaaaaataaaataaattaaaataaattataaaagtattGTTAAAAAACCAAGTGAAAACAATAAGAGTGAAAGTGAAAAGAGAATAAAGAAAATggttacctatataatttttatatttccttacctcaaaaatttttttttgtttgaaaacgtCCCAAAGATTTGGTGTCTCCTGCAGTTTTGCCGTGAAGTATAGAAAATCTTTGGTGTTGGGATCCTGAATAATAAATCAAAGAGAAGTTTCAAAAAGTTTGTATTTGATTGGACACAAGGCATTTGATATAACTATAATGTTTTTGAAACTGGAACATTGAAGACTTGTTTTTCTTTGGCAGCGTGAGTAATATATTATAACctgttttaagttatttgttaatTAGATACCTATACGTACCTGTCGATAGAAGGCATAGTTTCTGAGGTTCTTAGGGTCAACGGGGCTACTGGCAAAACTGACGCATAGGCCCGCTACTGTACCGTCTTCAGCTTTCGCGAATAATGAATTTCCTGCCGATAAATCAATAGTAAATAACAATTCCTTCAGTTGGCTTAAAATACTACAGCAAAGAGCGTTCACGTAAGTATTCAtggaaatataatatacttattttgGAAAATCAGCCGGGTAAAAAATACAAGAACTTTGACACCTATGTCATCCACGTAAAATGTGGTACATATAAAATTATCCCAGGTAGTATCGTAAAGAGAATCTTTCGATTATTTTGTAGACTGGACTGCTAAATGTTATACCATTCAGAAGATAAAAAATGCAGCATCTGAAGTATACACCAGATTTGGATTCGTATAAGCTACCCGCattgaacaagcgtggtgatcaacgctcaatccttctctgtgtgagaggaggcagGTGCCCGCTTGCTGATCAGTAAGACAGtaaggctggaaacagtgctcggcCGACGGCCAGTGCTGACCGTGCGTCCAGACCGAATCACATACAAAATCACGCGCGTACCGCTAGCGTACCTACCTGTGTTCGTTCATAGACTTGCACAGATATAGCTACGTCGACCGGCACTGTTTCCAGGCtaaaaaaaaggtttgtaaTGAAGCTAGTGACGGTACCTTGTTTGAGTAAACTAATGAGGTATTCGTCAAGCGCGCAGTCGTTGGAGATGTCCATGTTCCTGGAGCGGACCAGCACGTGCTCGCTCAGGAAGTAGCGCTTGATCACGTGTATCGCGATGTCGTGGTTCTCGCTCGTCACTTGCGATAGTGCGAAGTGCTCCGGCTAAAATAATCACGATGTCTTTACTTATGtaacaaatgcgaaagtaagtTTGACAGTTCGGCTTACACGCCAAACTATTGAACCGTATTAAATAAAAGTTGGTTCACGGATTGTCTAGCTACTGTCTGAGCAAAgtttaagctactttttataagATCGTTAGCTGTGTCTCTTCGGAATGCGGTTGGAACCGTGGCGAACAGACAGGGATTAGCTTCGTGAAGGGAGAACCTAAGCGATGCTCGATGACTGTGAGCAACCAATTCCAGTGTACAACCTTTATGAATTGACCTACCAAACCACATTACGGACTGTCCTAAATGGTGGATACTAACGACTCCTCTTAGTACCTTCTCTTGGTGAATTAAGTCCATTATTCCAAACACACTGTGACATTGTTTAATATGAGAAGTTTGTACAACATGCTTTATTAAAGACGGCGGTCCTAATTTTGTTATCATTAAACGAAACATAACGAGAATTTTTTAACAGAATCGCACCAAAGTTTGGCTCCAAACTATGCCGCTCCGATGACAGATCTTTCGGCTAAACTCTTGACAGAGTTCTAAAACTTCAGATGGCCAGTAGCAAAATATGTAGGATTACCTAAATACTCCTTCCTCTAGCTAGAACCTTTATTGATGGACTTGTAATATTTTGCCTTTGCACAATATGCCAATACTGACTTGCATGAAAAGCTTAGTTTGATCGGTACTGTTTTGTAAGATTGTAGTTATACATATAGAATTACAACTACCCGGGGTTGGAAACTTCTTATCTGCAGTAAAAAGATCAATAAGCATGTTGTAAATGGTCAAAGTGGTGTTAAATCCAACGAactaaaaatgaatattttatttggaagtgtatttattaataacacGTGAATGAAACATAATCcgcaaaacattaaattaaatgcccGAATTTACGATCCctgaaatgtttaattaattttattgatttacctTGATAACGTTTAATAATTTCCAACCGGCAACCATGAATACCGTGACGTAGTTGCtgagtttatttaaaattcggTAATGTAGTTTGGTCTTTAGgataatgaaaatattgtttctaaAACTTGCTTTAATAGTATGTAAGTAAACGCAGAatcttacaaataatattaagattttataaTACATAATCAAAACTTACAAAAATTCTCACAGTCTTTGTTTTTCTAGGTTCAATGAAAATGCTTATTCAACTATGTAGATGTTTAGAATTAGTTGATTTATCAGATGTAGAGCTTCCTCCAAAGTCTCGGGAGAGAGCTCCAATCAAGTATGAAGAATACAGACCCATAAAACGTCCTCCGAAGGCTATTCGCAGATACTGGCTACTGAACAACAACCAGAATGCAGAAGACCCTCCAGTACAACGAGGTTACGAGGATGAAAAAGATGCTAATATAAAGCAGAAAATAACAATGCTTGTGGATCAAACTATGAACGACACTCAGAGAAAGCTGAAATTAACTGATGAACTGAGACTCAAACACCGCGAAGAAGCACCTTATAAGGCGGGCTTTATTTTAAGCATGGTGAAGAAGTCCAAGAATGTCCTGGACGAGTTGTTCAACGTAGCAGTGAAGCACAGGGACGAGTGGGCGGCTCTAGAACAACTGAAAATCTTCGAGCTGATCGTGCATACTAATGTCGACACGACCAATCTGTTGAGGCAGCTCCTTGAAGTTCATGTCAAACATTTGAACGCGACCAGTGATAAAAAGAgaatcattttactttaaattcaGTTTGTATATTATGTGCCTACTTAGATAAGTTTTAGGTTTTCCTAGATATTAATAATACAGCTCATGAAATGGTAGGTAATTTTCCTTTTAGTAAGTACTTAAAGAATATCGCCATCAAAGCTTTATTCTGAACAATATGATATTCTGAACCCAAAGAAAAATAACCGTGACATCGGACCCTCTGGTGCAATACCTACAACATCAGGCAATCTGTCATGATTTTTTTAAGTCATCGTTGCTAAAACCCGACCATATTTGATACAAAAGGCAAAACATTTTCACCTGTTTCCACATTCAGATTTAAAAATTCAACCAGCCTGATTTTGATTTCCATTTAGCTCtcacaaaaatgttttgttcCATTTCCAGCCGCGTTCGAAGCAAAAAATGCTGTGCACTATATTCACTAGACAATACAGAGGTATTTCGAAACACACGTGTACCATCTTAAATAATGAGGAGGCGCATCCCATCTTTTCCGCGCGGTAATTATTTCTCAGGTGTGCGGCGCCACGCCACAGCCACGCCACACCTACGCCTTGATGAGGTCGGCGCTAGTGCATTAGTTGATGACGTCATGCTTCGACGCAGACACAACAAGGAAACTTAAACGCTGTTCTGCTCTGACATTTTGTTGGGGTTAACTGTTAATTTTTGCTATTGTTTGTGGGAAATAAGAAATGCTTAATTTAATGTGTACTTTGTTGTCCTTTGCCTAGAAAGCATTGGCATCTATTACATTGCGAAGCCAATAACACGAGTTATATACAGCTTTGGAATCCCTATTCTGGCCAATTATTAAATCAgccaatttacttttaaaataataaaataattctagtTTGTACAGAGATTGATTAGATCCACCAAACTGAACCCTTTCCCCACATCACGataaaacaaaagcttttaGGTATTGTatcaaacaaaagacaaacaatggaaaactaaaaacttttttggctTAAATAAACAATGGTGTGTGGGTAAATGTGAAATAGATGTATTTTGGCTAAAGGGCTGTTCTGTAGGCCAGGGAGGAACGATTTTGATGCTGATCGTaacgaaaataaaattctattagTATGGATACCATCACTTTACAAATCATCCACAATACATGAGCAATGTGAGGAAAAACGAAAGACAGAAGTTGTAAAATCTACAACGATCACGGAAAAGTCCCCATGGACTTTAATATTACAGGAGCAAAATTACGTTAACATTAACTCGAAGCATGTAAATGTTTTGAATTTCATTTATTGTtagctacaaaaatatttagtaggtacctaatatccTTTGAAATCCTTTCACACATTATGtatgtactagctgttgcccgcaacttcgtctgcgtgggcaatatagaatcgtcaaaatactacttatcccgtaggtgcattctttcacgtgacagtataattaggattagcacttagcagtcgcataaattcattgatcaaggttgtgttgtgtatgtgaccatttatctaaacaaaagaagtaaagtttgtgacgttgtgaatatctctggatctagtcagccaatttggaaaattattacgtatggtgcgtaagtaattctcacaggaaacagctaaaatcaaggtacctatatatgctttgagtctgacaaagctgtcatttgtacatgtACAtgtatcaaaatcctttcttaagggttgcctacgccatagtagctttatgcatgcaaagtctcagtccgatcggtttaaaattgacaaagtttcatacaaactttcatcccctattttatccccttgggggtagaattgatcaaaatcctttcttagcgaatgcctacgtcataacatctacctgcatgccaaatttcaacccgatccgtccagtggtttcagctgtgcgttgatagatcactatgtcagtcagtcagtcagtcagtcagtcacctttgagttttatatatttagatatctacgctaatttaaaaaaataaaatgacattaAAAAGGGTTGCTTGTTCTATTCACATTTTCTTGTCGAATGCACCACGTTGCGTCGTGCGCGCCCATCCGACGCTCGCCCAAAATGGCCGATACTGCGATCGAGCAATCTTGATctacaataaaaaatgtttttttttttttttttttttaaataatatttacatgagattaaattaaatcagatatttattttgtctatttGGACGTAATTTGTCACTTTTATTAAAGTATGGTTTATTAGCAAGATGTCAATCAATTTAGAAAGCATAATTGCAATTTACATTATACTTACACAAGTCTATGATTAACTGGTTAATTAGAGGCTAAAATTAGAACCAACTAATATCTAAATTATTCACTTAAGTATGATTATGTATCGCATAATAAGGTATCCCGTACATAAagatttttagtattatttttaattaaatactgatAATTATGATTgtgatatcaattttatttcatagttTGCGATAATGCAATGGTTTTTACCAGAATGGTAACATGATCATAATACTTTCcacaattttatgtaagtattttttttattttagacacACTTATAATTTAACATATAATTCAACTaaatgatgatattttattcacaattcaataaaagtttaatcgttacattttcattttagattttataCTGACACTTTCCGATGGTCTCAATTTAATTGATTTACCACAAAATACAGAACGTCGAAGAGTTAACAAAGTTTTACTAAAACAATCGGATATGTATGAACCGTATCCAAGACACCGGGTAACAAAAACTGTTGCCCGTAGATACTGGCTATTGAACGAGAACAATGACGATGATATTGCCTTCAAAGCGATGGCTGGCCGAACTGCTCCTAATTATGAAGACGAGGCTGATGCtaatttaaaaagcaaaatatCGACCCTTGTAAATCAGACCATGCACGACACTCAAAGGAAAATGACAAGCattgaaacattaaaaaacaagtACAGAGACCAAGGCCCGTACAGAGCTGGTTTTGTGTTAAGCCTCATCAAGAAGTCTAGAGACGTTTTAAATGAGTTATTCAACGTGGCGGTTAAACACAGAGACGAATGGAAAGCTCTAGAACAACTGAAGATCTTTGAACTCATCGTACACACCAACGTCGATACAACCAATTTACTAAGACAGCTTGTTGAAATACACTTGACTCACATGAACTCAACGCAAGGCATAAGGAAAGGTAGCAAAAGAGTTCTTTTGATTTAGCCTACAATAGtcgtaatataaaaagtatacGTTTTGAAGTTTTATTCATCACCTAACTGTAATTGATAATATGGAACACctttttgttgttttggttTACCTACCTAAGGTGAATTAAACAGTATGTAGGTTTAAACATTTGGTGGAGTTACACTCACGTTCCTAATGCGACGGAACGTAACGCCATGTGTTACGTTAGATCACAAGTTAGGTGAAACATGCTGCAAAAACTATTATTGTATCTTTGTATTACATAGTGTATGTTAATGTAGCAGTGCCACTTTTAAGACTGGCTTTTAAACCTCCACATCGTTAAACTATAACAAAGCCATTTTGAAATTGTGAGCTTGCAAAGATACAAAGATCAAGTCATCAGCGTCGCGCTACACAGTGGTCGGCGACTTGGTCAGTTTCTTTCATCTGGGCGAATTCGTGGCTAATTGTGGCATTAAACAATAGAACCTCTTAGCAATACAAGTAACGCGCCTCGCATTGTTCGCCACACAAATGGTGAACGTCCGTAAGTTTGTGCTTGCATGCACGGACAATAAAAAATCGAGATATTGTTTCCCTCAAAAACACAACACGACGAAACTGTTTTTGTACAGCATGATTTGGACGAGATGTTTTGTTTGTGCTCGCTGTTTGTCTAAACTTTTGTACGGAGATTATGTTCATAGCTAAACAGGGCTACAGGCATAGTTTAGTGCCCATTGTGTTTGAATACTTTTGTCAATTTGTCATGCTCAAGTACTTACTTAgtttaataatgtaggtattcttTGATGAACTGTCATTacctaattagttttatttattagtctctcatgataattaaattacatctaCTTAACATCAAATCTAAATAATTTCATGTCTTGAATATCTACTGATTAATATACTTTCAAAGCCCACATAAATGAAACTGTTGGGAATCAGTTTATTTCTTTTAGAGGCAATCGTCCAACCATTtctatttattgataaaatgtttttctatgAATTCAAAACTCTGCATAATTTATCCAATAGAAAACATAGATACCAATTTAAAGTAGGtaagcattaaaattaaaatattttcaccaacaaagaaccgattttaattaattaaattcattcaaTGTTAAAACATCACTTGCTTTCCAATGATTCTCAGACAAAGCTCAaagtgtattattttatagacaAATCGAAACAGAACGGGACTATGTGCTTATATAAAATACTAGGTGCCGTCTTAAAACAACCTTTAATGCTTGCATCATAGGGTTGATAGTCGTTTGTGTTATTAATTAAGTTAGGGCGTAACGGGATTGAGTGCGAATATAATAGGGGATGGAAGGGGGCGTGGCTGTAGCCCGACGCAAATATAATCAAGAACTGATAGAGCTGTGGAGACGATGTTGTGACGtcattgtattttatataaaggACATAtttaaggctcgagcagaccggatgcgtatgcgtaaccacgtcgtagtcacgcgcgtagttacggcgtaaccatgagttgtaatgtatggaaatgtatgagacaggccacaccgcttgcgtaacgtagacgtgcgcgtcgttacgcaagcggtgtggcctgtctcatacatttccatacattacaactcatggtacgtgcacgtctacgtgcacgtctacgcttacgtctacgcatacgcatccggtctgctggaGCCTTTAAGACTTGAGATAATATTAGATAGGTAATATATTCCTCAgcaaaagcactggtactcagctacatccggttagactggaagccgaccccaatatagttgggaaaaaggctcggaggatgatgaacatcatcctccgagcctttttcccaatcctgttggggtcggcttccagtctaaccggattcagctgagtaccagtgctttacaagaagcgactgcctatctgacctcctcaacccagttacccgggcaacccgataccccttggttagactggtgtcagacttactggcttctgactacccgtaacgactgccaaggatgttcaatgacagccgggacctacagtttaacgtgccatccgaaacacagccaatggtgtctaagatatacttatcatcatcggaggatgatgttcctcagcaaaatataaatgtatctttgtattttgttaaatcCATGGTTTTTActtacagccaatttcttcatcaaaagtaaaatccaaagtaaaaatgaaagtaatgtctaaagtaaaagtaacggtcaaattcgctttttctattagttttgctgtcactttagccttgaaaaaacgaatttgaccattacttttactttagacattactttgacttttatgtttgatgaagaaactggccgttagacatTCAGGAAATGAAAACATCTGGAGTTCCTTTCCGTCATGGTTTCCTCAGATGTAACCTACCTATACATTAGACTGTAGTCGTCAAACCGCCATAGTGATTTACCATTAATTTATCTCCGTAGAAGTGGGAGCCTGTGCCctgtacaataaaatatgtaagtagatGATGATAATCTTTTTTGCGACGAGACCCGAGAACAATTCCCTAAATGTAATTGACACCTTCATtaactttttatgaaaaaaactcCTCTTAAATCATATGCCATATACATAATTCTATAGTGTTTATTAgaggtaggtataaaataaaaaaagataatgaTATGATATAATTAGATATGAAACCAAAATAGATTTAGTACTAACATCGACTCCTCAGCACTTCTGTGCACTAATCAACGCTACGTCTGTGCGGCGCTCTCTATCACAATGCCGCTATTACATTTGCTCAATAATTgcaccccgcaccccgcaccctGCACCCGCACCCGAACAACCCCGCAACAATCCACTTAGTTACCTATTTGTTTATGTAACGTCTAGAATTTAGGAGAAAGtccttactataaatatttacataggtaaTGTTTTATGTATCTAGGTATTCTTTATAGGTTTGGTAACGAGAGTTTCAAAGGCCTTTTTGCCAAAATACACAAAgatttttcacaatatttttcagaattCTAATTCTGAATACTAACCTTATATGGAAAAGAATCTATCGGTTCGTAAGAATTCAAGCCTAAATAGATATTTAGATGTTTGTTTTTCcttaaatttaatttaggaACTGGTAAGCAGCTTTTCAAGTAAGCAAAACTCTGCATAACACTGTAATACTTTCAAAACCTGCGTGACTCTATTGAATCTCGAATAGTAACCACCATAACTCTTCTAAGAAGCTACACTTATGGGCCTTACTGTAACTAGATAAAGTTTAAGTCAAAATTTAGTAGGTGGTAAGGTGAGGTATGAAAATTAcaattcataaaagctttttcaA
This genomic window contains:
- the LOC124634816 gene encoding uncharacterized protein LOC124634816, which encodes MIIILSTILYFILTLSDGLNLIDLPQNTERRRVNKVLLKQSDMYEPYPRHRVTKTVARRYWLLNENNDDDIAFKAMAGRTAPNYEDEADANLKSKISTLVNQTMHDTQRKMTSIETLKNKYRDQGPYRAGFVLSLIKKSRDVLNELFNVAVKHRDEWKALEQLKIFELIVHTNVDTTNLLRQLVEIHLTHMNSTQGIRKGSKRVLLI
- the LOC124635353 gene encoding uncharacterized protein LOC124635353 codes for the protein MLIQLCRCLELVDLSDVELPPKSRERAPIKYEEYRPIKRPPKAIRRYWLLNNNQNAEDPPVQRGYEDEKDANIKQKITMLVDQTMNDTQRKLKLTDELRLKHREEAPYKAGFILSMVKKSKNVLDELFNVAVKHRDEWAALEQLKIFELIVHTNVDTTNLLRQLLEVHVKHLNATSDKKRIILL